One region of Chanodichthys erythropterus isolate Z2021 chromosome 24, ASM2448905v1, whole genome shotgun sequence genomic DNA includes:
- the ppfibp2b gene encoding liprin-beta-2b isoform X16 → MEEEIDFYKHFTWLKKVNVQSSSNNETYQERLARLEGDKESLVLQVSVLTDQVEAQGEKIRDLESSLEEHHHKLISTEEMLQQELLSRTSLETQKLELMDEVSYLKLKLVGMEEEHNHIDEEDKHHKAESVVNLISELQEQMCKFQEEISNRIQEQRALESLRDSGTREALDQSPDVGLGGSDAEECSCRCRSGGENALLQELRLLKSKVEELEGEKSQYERKLKATKTEIAKLQQLLVTKDAEIECLQNQLLSRGTVNNDITEREEVYKKKLRDKHQELQRLKTGMETLIAANNEKDRHIEELNVLLGQYRKLKDGLAHCQVTNDTLLCGSSEEDLSGNRKIKALTHRVYSDIIRSELQMSSRGPSPLLVSPPCLQRELDSSCRSIQPSMETSMVSIGDLGFYSRQWSMQRMLSTSLEDLQSGSLQMHVVGQPVEAVLENRYNQENNKYQTLPGKFSRPEQNGVRLPSSSPLQLSPDESEDSEFNLRKTEKTDDSTLSDLSPMSSGVESGQQSPVSPEHKKNQKGIRKLWGKIRRTQSGSLPADGSDSDFKRGGFRATAGPRLACLGIGSSARDMNAPFSKWSCDQVCAWMEDFGLGQYVQMARQWVTSGQTLLSASSQDMEKELGIKHPLHKKKLQLALRSFSTKLTEKSSELDHIWVTRWLDDIGLPQYKDQFNEGRVDGRMLQYLTVNDLLFLKVTSQLHHLSIKCAIHVLHVNKFNPNCLKRRPGDENKTSPSEVVQWSNHRVMEWLRSVDLAEYAPNLRGSGVHGGLIILEPRFNSDTLAMLLNIPPQKTLLRRHLATNFNTLVGSQAQQEKQEFLESSNYTPLTTTAKVRPRKIGFTSFGHRKKRGDDSTDYICPLDASQAQALLNGANRPYSGFRGLSPIFDRDPERREQVGALQI, encoded by the exons ATGGAAGAGGAAATTGACTTTTATAAGCATTTCACTTGGCTTAAAAAG GTTAACGTCCAGTCCTCGAGCAACAATGAGACCTATCAAGAACGGCTGGCGAGATTAGAAGGGGACAAAGAGTCTCTGGTTCTTCAG GTGAGTGTCCTCACTGACCAGGTTGAAGCTCAAGGAGAAAAGATCAGAGATTTGGAAAGTTCCCTGGAAGAACATCACCACAAACTCATTTCCACTGAGGAAATGCTCCAGCAG GAGCTCCTCAGCCGAACCTCACTGGAGACGCAGAAACTGGAACTGATGGATGAAGTTTCCTATCTGAAACTCAAGCTTGTCGGCATGGAGGAGGAACACAACCACATAGATGAAGAGGACAAACATCATAAAGCTGAG AGTGTGGTTAATCTAATTAGTGAACTACAGGAGCAGATGTGTAAATTCCAGGAGGAAATCAGCAATCGCATTCAGGAGCAGCGGGCCCTCGAGAGCCTGAGGGATAGTGGCACACGCGAGGCTCTCGACCAGAGCCCTGATGTGGGCCTTGGTGGCTCGGACGCTGAGGAATGCAGCTGCCGCTGTAGAAGCGGAGGAGAGAAT GCATTGCTACAAGAACTTCGCCTTCTTAAGAGCAAAGTTGAAGAACTGGAGGGGGAGAAATCGCAATATGAGAGGAAGCTCAAAGCCACAAAG ACTGAGATTGCCAAACTCCAGCAGCTGCTTGTTACGAAAGATGCAGAAATCGAGTGTCTACAGAATCAGCTTCTGTCCCGAGGAACTGTCAACAATGACATCACAGAGAGAG AGGAAGTGTATAAGAAAAAGCTGAGAGACAAAC ATCAAGAGTTACAGAGGTTAAAAACGGGAATGGAGACGCTGATAGCTGCCAATAATGAAAAG GATCGCCACATAGAGGAACTCAATGTTCTGTTGGGCCAGTACAGAAAATTGAAGGATGGCTTGGCCCATTGTCAAG TGACCAATGATACATTGCTGTGTGGCAGCAGTGAAGAGGATCTTAGTGGCAACCGAAAAATAAAAGCCCTGACCCATAGAGTGTACTCGGACATCATCAGATCAGAACTACAG ATGTCTTCCCGAGGCCCGTCACCACTCCTGGTCTCTCCTCCGTGTCTACAGAGGGAACTGGACTCCAG CTGTCGCAGTATACAGCCCTCCATGGAGACCTCGATGGTATCCATTGGCGATTTGGGCTTTTACAGCAGACAATG GTCAATGCAGCGGATGCTGTCCACCAGCTTGGAAGATCTCCAAAGTGGGAGCTTACAGATG CATGTAGTGGGCCAACCGGTAGAGGCTGTTTTAGAG aaccGATATAatcaggaaaataacaaataccAGACGCTCCCAGGCAAGTTTAGTCGTCCAGAGCAGAATGGAGTGAGACTGCCTTCGTCTTCCCCACTACAGTTGTCCCCTGATGAAAGTGAAGACAGTGAATTCAACCTAA GAAAGACAGAGAAGACAGATGACTCGACTTTGTCTGACCTTTCGCCAATGTCGTCTGGAGTAGAATCAGGTCAGCAGTCACCTGTTTCACCAGAGCACAAGAAGAACCAGAAAGGCATCCGAAAACTGTGGGGAAA GATCAGGAGAACACAGTCAGGCAGTCTTCCTGCTGACGGTTCTGATTCCGACTTCAAGAGAGGGGGTTTCAGAGCCACGGCCGGCCCTCGACTCGCCTGCCTGGGCATTGGTTCTTCAGCACG CGACATGAACGCCCCCTTCTCGAAATGGTCATGTGATCAGGTGTGTGCGTGGATGGAGGACTTTGGCCTGGGTCAGTACGTGCAAATGGCCAGACAGTGGGTGACTAGCGGTCAGACTCTACTCTCTGCATCCTCGCAGGACATGGAGAAG GAGCTGGGAATTAAACATCCACTACACAAGAAGAAGCTCCAGCTGGCTCTGCGCTCCTTCAGCACCAAACTCACAGAGAAATCCTCTGAACTCGACCACATCTGGGTCACAC GATGGCTGGATGATATCGGATTACCGCAGTACAAAGACCAGTTTAATGAAGGACGTGTCGATGGTAGAATGCTGCAGTACTTGACAGTG AATGATCTGCTGTTCCTGAAAGTCACCAGTCAGCTGCATCATCTCAGCATCAAGTGTGCTATCCACGTCCTACATGTAAACAAGTTCAACCCCAACTGCCTCAAAAGACGACCTGGAGATGAG AATAAGACATCCCCTTCTGAGGTTGTCCAGTGGTCCAATCACCGTGTGATGGAGTGGCTCAGATCGGTTGACCTGGCAGAATATGCCCCCAATCTGAGAGGCAGCGGAGTGCATGGAGGACTCATA atcttGGAACCTCGTTTTAACTCGGACACCCTTGCGATGCTCCTGAACATCCCCCCTCAGAAGACTCTGTTGAGGAGGCACCTGGCCACTAATTTCAACACGCTGGTGGGCTCTCAGGCTCAGCAAGAGAAACAAGAGTTCCTGGAATCATCAAACTACACGCCGCTGACCACCACAGCAAAAGTCCGG CCACGTAAAATAGGTTTCACCAGTTTTGGCCACCGTAAGAAGCGCGGTGACGACTCCACGGACTACATCTG
- the ppfibp2b gene encoding liprin-beta-2b isoform X5, whose amino-acid sequence MASDASHMLEAALEQMDDIIAGSKAAVEFSNGLYDLGSPVSIGPLQVLQLAEELRLALELQAGEEDRNSLRSQLPCTTAQSLMEWLEKGSVNVQSSSNNETYQERLARLEGDKESLVLQVSVLTDQVEAQGEKIRDLESSLEEHHHKLISTEEMLQQELLSRTSLETQKLELMDEVSYLKLKLVGMEEEHNHIDEEDKHHKAESVVNLISELQEQMCKFQEEISNRIQEQRALESLRDSGTREALDQSPDVGLGGSDAEECSCRCRSGGENALLQELRLLKSKVEELEGEKSQYERKLKATKLSITYSLHVCYQSLMTKLSTLKLTVEHTQVERQHWEERCRTAQTEIAKLQQLLVTKDAEIECLQNQLLSRGTVNNDITEREEVYKKKLRDKHQELQRLKTGMETLIAANNEKDRHIEELNVLLGQYRKLKDGLAHCQVTNDTLLCGSSEEDLSGNRKIKALTHRVYSDIIRSELQMSSRGPSPLLVSPPCLQRELDSSCRSIQPSMETSMVSIGDLGFYSRQWSMQRMLSTSLEDLQSGSLQMHVVGQPVEAVLENRYNQENNKYQTLPGKFSRPEQNGVRLPSSSPLQLSPDESEDSEFNLRKTEKTDDSTLSDLSPMSSGVESGQQSPVSPEHKKNQKGIRKLWGKIRRTQSGSLPADGSDSDFKRGGFRATAGPRLACLGIGSSARDMNAPFSKWSCDQVCAWMEDFGLGQYVQMARQWVTSGQTLLSASSQDMEKELGIKHPLHKKKLQLALRSFSTKLTEKSSELDHIWVTRWLDDIGLPQYKDQFNEGRVDGRMLQYLTVNDLLFLKVTSQLHHLSIKCAIHVLHVNKFNPNCLKRRPGDENKTSPSEVVQWSNHRVMEWLRSVDLAEYAPNLRGSGVHGGLIILEPRFNSDTLAMLLNIPPQKTLLRRHLATNFNTLVGSQAQQEKQEFLESSNYTPLTTTAKVRPRKIGFTSFGHRKKRGDDSTDYICPLDASQAQALLNGANRPYSGFRGLSPIFDRDPERREQILCAKGSGMQIEALSKGINNLTYLLSRDELLRGMRRSQTAIA is encoded by the exons GTTCCAAGGCTGCGGTGGAGTTCAGTAATGGGCTGTATGACCTGGGCTCTCCTGTGAGCATCGGGCCCCTGCAAGTACTCCAGCTGGCTGAGGAGCTGCGATTGGCACTGGAGCTGCAGGCCGGGGAGGAGGACCGCAACTCACTGCGCTCCCAGCTGCCCTGCACTACCGCGCAGAGCCTCATGGAGTGGCTGGAGAAAGGATCG GTTAACGTCCAGTCCTCGAGCAACAATGAGACCTATCAAGAACGGCTGGCGAGATTAGAAGGGGACAAAGAGTCTCTGGTTCTTCAG GTGAGTGTCCTCACTGACCAGGTTGAAGCTCAAGGAGAAAAGATCAGAGATTTGGAAAGTTCCCTGGAAGAACATCACCACAAACTCATTTCCACTGAGGAAATGCTCCAGCAG GAGCTCCTCAGCCGAACCTCACTGGAGACGCAGAAACTGGAACTGATGGATGAAGTTTCCTATCTGAAACTCAAGCTTGTCGGCATGGAGGAGGAACACAACCACATAGATGAAGAGGACAAACATCATAAAGCTGAG AGTGTGGTTAATCTAATTAGTGAACTACAGGAGCAGATGTGTAAATTCCAGGAGGAAATCAGCAATCGCATTCAGGAGCAGCGGGCCCTCGAGAGCCTGAGGGATAGTGGCACACGCGAGGCTCTCGACCAGAGCCCTGATGTGGGCCTTGGTGGCTCGGACGCTGAGGAATGCAGCTGCCGCTGTAGAAGCGGAGGAGAGAAT GCATTGCTACAAGAACTTCGCCTTCTTAAGAGCAAAGTTGAAGAACTGGAGGGGGAGAAATCGCAATATGAGAGGAAGCTCAAAGCCACAAAG CTTTCTATCACCTATTCCCTTCATGTCTGTTACCAGTCGCTCATGACCAAACTTTCTACCCTGAAGCTCACGGTCGAGCACACTCAGGTAGAACGACAGCATTGGGAGGAGCGCTGTCGGACAGCTCAG ACTGAGATTGCCAAACTCCAGCAGCTGCTTGTTACGAAAGATGCAGAAATCGAGTGTCTACAGAATCAGCTTCTGTCCCGAGGAACTGTCAACAATGACATCACAGAGAGAG AGGAAGTGTATAAGAAAAAGCTGAGAGACAAAC ATCAAGAGTTACAGAGGTTAAAAACGGGAATGGAGACGCTGATAGCTGCCAATAATGAAAAG GATCGCCACATAGAGGAACTCAATGTTCTGTTGGGCCAGTACAGAAAATTGAAGGATGGCTTGGCCCATTGTCAAG TGACCAATGATACATTGCTGTGTGGCAGCAGTGAAGAGGATCTTAGTGGCAACCGAAAAATAAAAGCCCTGACCCATAGAGTGTACTCGGACATCATCAGATCAGAACTACAG ATGTCTTCCCGAGGCCCGTCACCACTCCTGGTCTCTCCTCCGTGTCTACAGAGGGAACTGGACTCCAG CTGTCGCAGTATACAGCCCTCCATGGAGACCTCGATGGTATCCATTGGCGATTTGGGCTTTTACAGCAGACAATG GTCAATGCAGCGGATGCTGTCCACCAGCTTGGAAGATCTCCAAAGTGGGAGCTTACAGATG CATGTAGTGGGCCAACCGGTAGAGGCTGTTTTAGAG aaccGATATAatcaggaaaataacaaataccAGACGCTCCCAGGCAAGTTTAGTCGTCCAGAGCAGAATGGAGTGAGACTGCCTTCGTCTTCCCCACTACAGTTGTCCCCTGATGAAAGTGAAGACAGTGAATTCAACCTAA GAAAGACAGAGAAGACAGATGACTCGACTTTGTCTGACCTTTCGCCAATGTCGTCTGGAGTAGAATCAGGTCAGCAGTCACCTGTTTCACCAGAGCACAAGAAGAACCAGAAAGGCATCCGAAAACTGTGGGGAAA GATCAGGAGAACACAGTCAGGCAGTCTTCCTGCTGACGGTTCTGATTCCGACTTCAAGAGAGGGGGTTTCAGAGCCACGGCCGGCCCTCGACTCGCCTGCCTGGGCATTGGTTCTTCAGCACG CGACATGAACGCCCCCTTCTCGAAATGGTCATGTGATCAGGTGTGTGCGTGGATGGAGGACTTTGGCCTGGGTCAGTACGTGCAAATGGCCAGACAGTGGGTGACTAGCGGTCAGACTCTACTCTCTGCATCCTCGCAGGACATGGAGAAG GAGCTGGGAATTAAACATCCACTACACAAGAAGAAGCTCCAGCTGGCTCTGCGCTCCTTCAGCACCAAACTCACAGAGAAATCCTCTGAACTCGACCACATCTGGGTCACAC GATGGCTGGATGATATCGGATTACCGCAGTACAAAGACCAGTTTAATGAAGGACGTGTCGATGGTAGAATGCTGCAGTACTTGACAGTG AATGATCTGCTGTTCCTGAAAGTCACCAGTCAGCTGCATCATCTCAGCATCAAGTGTGCTATCCACGTCCTACATGTAAACAAGTTCAACCCCAACTGCCTCAAAAGACGACCTGGAGATGAG AATAAGACATCCCCTTCTGAGGTTGTCCAGTGGTCCAATCACCGTGTGATGGAGTGGCTCAGATCGGTTGACCTGGCAGAATATGCCCCCAATCTGAGAGGCAGCGGAGTGCATGGAGGACTCATA atcttGGAACCTCGTTTTAACTCGGACACCCTTGCGATGCTCCTGAACATCCCCCCTCAGAAGACTCTGTTGAGGAGGCACCTGGCCACTAATTTCAACACGCTGGTGGGCTCTCAGGCTCAGCAAGAGAAACAAGAGTTCCTGGAATCATCAAACTACACGCCGCTGACCACCACAGCAAAAGTCCGG CCACGTAAAATAGGTTTCACCAGTTTTGGCCACCGTAAGAAGCGCGGTGACGACTCCACGGACTACATCTG